From Pseudothermotoga thermarum DSM 5069, a single genomic window includes:
- the hrcA gene encoding heat-inducible transcriptional repressor HrcA produces the protein MKRDSRINERQRKVLFCAVREYILTKKPVSSERILETSDIQCSGATVRNDLRRLEYLGYLRQPHTSAGRIPTDKGFKFYVEETLKLMKEYYQPSASIHSTYPMSFGDMEKILEGAARALSKITQGAVVLEKPKIDKLKIIRVFVVPVTRHYYIMTVTTELGFMKFIPFRTFEKIDVANFEKLLNKLLVGYALEQMPQRRFEENINEEMIEIAENLVKSLSEDLRNSLIKVGLDTLINSEDFNIQEIRKLSQFFSEDLALKKVMDQTQDLPQILIGSEHGLQGLENFALFIDEYKKEDRSIGKIMVITSKVVKYEEIFSSLRYITSRLTEYFTLAIRKEGIEQ, from the coding sequence ATGAAACGGGATTCAAGGATAAACGAAAGGCAAAGAAAGGTTCTTTTCTGCGCCGTTCGTGAATACATATTGACGAAAAAACCTGTTAGCTCCGAGAGAATCCTTGAAACCTCGGATATTCAATGTAGTGGTGCGACGGTTAGAAACGATCTTCGAAGGCTGGAATATTTAGGTTATCTACGCCAGCCTCATACTTCCGCTGGAAGAATTCCAACGGACAAAGGCTTTAAATTCTACGTTGAAGAAACTTTGAAATTGATGAAGGAATACTATCAGCCATCTGCATCGATTCATTCAACATACCCTATGAGTTTTGGAGACATGGAGAAAATATTGGAAGGAGCAGCAAGGGCACTCTCAAAGATCACGCAAGGAGCCGTTGTACTAGAAAAACCAAAAATTGACAAATTGAAAATCATACGCGTTTTCGTCGTGCCCGTTACAAGGCACTATTATATAATGACTGTGACAACAGAACTTGGATTCATGAAATTCATTCCTTTCAGAACATTTGAGAAAATAGATGTGGCAAACTTTGAAAAACTTCTAAACAAATTGCTTGTAGGATACGCGTTGGAACAAATGCCACAGAGAAGATTTGAAGAAAACATCAACGAAGAAATGATAGAGATAGCAGAAAATCTGGTTAAATCTCTTTCGGAAGATCTTAGAAATTCCTTGATCAAAGTAGGCCTTGATACTCTTATAAACAGCGAAGATTTCAACATCCAAGAGATAAGAAAACTTTCACAGTTTTTCTCGGAAGATCTAGCTTTAAAAAAGGTTATGGATCAAACCCAAGATTTACCTCAAATCTTGATCGGATCAGAACATGGCTTACAAGGTCTTGAGAATTTCGCACTGTTCATAGATGAATACAAAAAAGAGGACAGAAGCATAGGAAAAATCATGGTGATAACTTCAAAAGTGGTAAAATACGAAGAAATCTTTTCATCCTTAAGATACATAACAAGCAGGTTGACAGAATACTTCACGCTTGCCATCAGAAAGGAGGGAATAGAGCAATGA
- a CDS encoding ABC transporter substrate-binding protein, with protein sequence MKRLLAVLALTVAVVLSATTLTVIGPWSGAEMDKFMPVLEEFTKQTGIKVEYKIYRAEDLANLLPAQFAAKRTPGDVIFMWAHFIREYGQRGHILPLTGVIDETKYLAGALDAVKVGKELYGAAYTGKVKPGFWYRKSFFEKHGLQPPTSWEEFVELLEKIKKIPGIKAPIASGDGVGWPLSDVTEHFLISFAGPEVIYDLVEGNIRWDSYTVRNALNKLVYLLEKRYFGEPTEWTLALEQWWNGDYALYFMGSWITGMVKDPNDLGVFALPGTKGVVFGPDYAFVPKYTQYPEEAKKLISWLCGPEGQTVQIKQGGHIATVVGIDLSNYPAVDREVAKIIQGVAALPDLDDTIGGQWQPTFWDQLKLLWVRPDRLEEIIKVLQEKAPRK encoded by the coding sequence ATGAAGAGGTTACTTGCGGTTCTTGCTCTTACGGTAGCCGTTGTTCTCAGTGCCACAACCTTAACTGTCATAGGTCCGTGGTCCGGAGCCGAGATGGATAAGTTCATGCCAGTTCTGGAAGAGTTCACAAAACAAACTGGTATCAAAGTGGAGTACAAGATCTACAGAGCAGAGGATCTTGCAAACCTTCTTCCTGCTCAGTTTGCTGCAAAAAGAACACCTGGAGATGTCATATTCATGTGGGCACACTTCATCAGAGAGTATGGTCAACGCGGACACATTTTGCCTTTAACTGGTGTAATAGACGAGACCAAGTACCTGGCAGGTGCGCTTGATGCCGTGAAGGTTGGCAAGGAACTGTATGGTGCAGCGTACACAGGCAAAGTCAAACCAGGATTCTGGTACAGAAAGAGTTTCTTTGAAAAACATGGACTGCAACCACCGACAAGCTGGGAAGAGTTCGTGGAATTGCTTGAGAAGATCAAAAAGATCCCTGGCATAAAAGCACCTATCGCAAGCGGTGACGGAGTCGGTTGGCCACTGTCGGATGTCACGGAACATTTTCTCATTTCATTCGCTGGGCCAGAGGTTATCTACGATCTTGTCGAAGGCAACATCAGGTGGGATAGCTACACAGTTCGAAATGCTTTGAACAAATTGGTATATCTACTGGAGAAACGCTACTTCGGAGAGCCAACCGAGTGGACACTTGCACTTGAACAATGGTGGAATGGCGATTATGCTTTGTACTTCATGGGAAGCTGGATAACGGGTATGGTGAAAGATCCAAATGACCTTGGAGTATTCGCACTTCCAGGAACAAAGGGTGTTGTATTCGGACCTGATTATGCATTCGTTCCAAAATATACTCAATATCCTGAAGAAGCGAAGAAGCTCATAAGCTGGCTTTGTGGTCCAGAAGGTCAAACTGTTCAAATCAAACAGGGAGGTCATATCGCCACAGTTGTCGGCATAGATCTTTCGAACTACCCTGCAGTTGATCGAGAAGTTGCGAAGATAATACAGGGAGTAGCAGCACTACCAGATCTTGATGATACCATCGGTGGACAATGGCAACCGACTTTCTGGGATCAGCTCAAGCTGTTGTGGGTTAGACCTGATAGGTTGGAAGAAATCATAAAAGTTCTGCAAGAAAAAGCACCAAGGAAATGA
- a CDS encoding nucleotide exchange factor GrpE, whose amino-acid sequence MSNQTSEDLKAKLEELQKENEKLLKALKELTAEYENFKKDSLRDREQILKNANEYLLSKLIPALDDFERILENSQTSSSFDSLKKAVEMVYKKLWKILNDEGFFKIEPKPTFDPFEHEAVERVETDQYEEYTVLKVLENGYKYRNKVIKPLKVQVAVKPRGDNRAKAE is encoded by the coding sequence ATGAGCAATCAAACCAGTGAAGATTTGAAAGCAAAACTTGAAGAGCTTCAAAAAGAAAATGAAAAATTGCTAAAAGCTCTTAAAGAGCTTACTGCTGAGTATGAAAATTTCAAAAAAGATTCTCTTCGAGATAGAGAACAGATACTCAAAAATGCCAACGAATATCTGCTTTCAAAACTTATACCAGCTTTGGACGACTTTGAAAGGATCTTAGAGAATTCACAAACTTCAAGTTCCTTTGATTCTTTGAAAAAAGCCGTTGAAATGGTATACAAAAAACTGTGGAAAATTCTGAACGACGAGGGCTTTTTCAAAATCGAACCAAAACCAACTTTCGATCCATTCGAACACGAAGCCGTTGAAAGAGTTGAAACAGACCAGTACGAAGAGTACACGGTACTTAAGGTTCTTGAGAATGGTTACAAATACAGAAACAAGGTCATAAAACCTTTGAAAGTTCAAGTAGCCGTTAAACCAAGAGGTGACAACCGTGCCAAGGCAGAGTAA
- a CDS encoding UDP-N-acetylmuramoyl-L-alanyl-D-glutamate--2,6-diaminopimelate ligase, with the protein MLVRNIVAAIEGMVVNASLDGALDKEVLGLTNHSAQVKPGYVFICRKGSKFDSHELVPEVAKRDPALIVMEKVVPCKVPHVIVPDSRLAEALIAAEFYNHPYKKLLTIGVTGTNGKTTCVHLFHHVLKQLGLKGSMLGTVVYDILGEKPFHADNTTPDAIVTLSAMAKTVQRNGQYFAMEVSSHALAMKRVESIRFDIAGLTNITRDHLDYHQNFEDYVKTKLHIFDLLKDEGIAVISDEYQHLLSKKVRKVVYGISTKSDYKILDMDVEKHKTKFRFSTKFGIFDCEINQPGVHFAYNASLVMAALMEIGYDPKAVVEAVKTFPGVEGRFQYVPEASLLGIEVVVDFAHSPDALEKTLITARKLSSGRVITVFGAGGQADKGKRPLMAEVVCKYSDITIITTDDPRGEDPEEILRQVEKGVIPGCPYLLIPDRAEAIETALTIANRGDMVIVAGRGHEEYQIFSEEKKIPFKDADVIRELIKKVAGKGKDVA; encoded by the coding sequence ATGCTTGTGCGAAACATTGTTGCAGCAATCGAAGGAATGGTTGTGAATGCTTCGCTGGATGGGGCTTTGGACAAGGAAGTTCTTGGTTTAACGAATCATTCTGCACAGGTTAAGCCAGGGTATGTGTTCATATGTCGCAAGGGTAGCAAGTTTGATTCGCACGAGCTGGTTCCCGAGGTGGCAAAGAGAGATCCTGCCTTGATCGTTATGGAAAAAGTTGTTCCTTGCAAAGTCCCACACGTGATTGTTCCAGACAGTAGATTAGCCGAAGCTTTAATTGCAGCTGAATTTTACAACCATCCTTACAAAAAGCTTTTGACGATCGGCGTAACTGGAACAAACGGTAAGACAACCTGTGTCCACTTGTTTCATCACGTTCTCAAACAGTTGGGCTTAAAGGGTAGCATGTTGGGAACGGTGGTTTACGACATTTTAGGTGAAAAACCTTTTCATGCCGACAACACAACGCCTGATGCGATTGTCACACTGTCTGCAATGGCCAAAACTGTACAAAGAAATGGTCAATACTTTGCGATGGAAGTTTCATCTCATGCTCTTGCGATGAAAAGGGTTGAAAGCATAAGATTTGATATAGCTGGCTTGACAAATATAACAAGGGATCATTTGGATTATCATCAAAACTTTGAAGATTACGTCAAAACCAAACTCCACATTTTTGATTTGCTTAAGGATGAAGGAATAGCTGTTATAAGCGATGAGTATCAACATTTGTTGAGCAAAAAGGTTAGGAAAGTTGTCTACGGTATATCGACTAAAAGTGATTATAAAATTTTGGACATGGATGTGGAAAAACACAAGACGAAGTTCAGATTTTCAACTAAATTTGGGATTTTCGACTGCGAGATCAATCAACCAGGGGTTCACTTTGCTTACAATGCTTCACTTGTGATGGCTGCCTTGATGGAAATAGGGTACGATCCAAAAGCGGTTGTTGAGGCAGTTAAAACTTTCCCAGGTGTCGAGGGAAGGTTTCAATACGTTCCAGAGGCAAGTTTGCTTGGAATAGAAGTAGTCGTAGATTTTGCACACAGTCCTGATGCACTTGAGAAAACTTTGATAACCGCAAGAAAGCTTTCTTCTGGAAGAGTGATAACGGTTTTTGGTGCAGGTGGGCAAGCAGATAAGGGTAAAAGACCTTTAATGGCAGAAGTGGTGTGCAAGTACTCGGACATAACGATCATCACAACTGACGATCCAAGAGGGGAAGATCCGGAGGAAATTCTGCGCCAAGTTGAAAAGGGAGTTATCCCAGGTTGTCCTTACCTTTTGATACCAGATAGGGCTGAAGCCATCGAAACTGCCTTAACAATTGCCAACCGAGGAGATATGGTAATAGTTGCAGGTAGAGGGCACGAGGAGTATCAAATTTTCAGCGAGGAAAAGAAAATACCCTTTAAAGATGCTGATGTGATAAGAGAACTTATAAAAAAAGTTGCAGGGAAGGGAAAAGATGTTGCTTGA
- the dnaJ gene encoding molecular chaperone DnaJ, producing the protein MPRQSKDYYAILGVPRDASQEEIKKAYRKLIKEWHPDLHPENKKEAEEKFKEIQEAYEVLSDPQKRAMYDRFGYIGEPAYEQPTGGTTFEDIFKDFESFFGRDIFDIFFGERGAEERQQARRRPGEDISVTVEISFADAITGKQVPIEYDRYEKCEHCNGTGVEPGSGYQTCPRCRGSGVIREERRSVFGIFVSTTTCTTCGGTGKVVKERCHYCGGTGRVKRRYRTVVDIPPGVSDGTRIRIDGAGNAGYNGGGYGALYVTVHVKPDRRFKRQDDDILTEIDIDYVQALLGTTVRIDLPTGDSTMLKIPPLTQPGTVFRLKGLGFYSPRTGRRGDLLVTVNVKFPEKLSAKEEQLLKEIAKIKDFDV; encoded by the coding sequence GTGCCAAGGCAGAGTAAAGATTACTACGCCATACTTGGTGTTCCAAGAGATGCATCTCAAGAAGAAATTAAAAAAGCGTATAGAAAGTTAATAAAAGAATGGCACCCCGACCTACATCCAGAAAACAAAAAAGAAGCTGAAGAAAAATTCAAAGAAATACAGGAAGCTTACGAAGTTTTGAGCGATCCACAGAAAAGAGCCATGTACGATCGCTTTGGATACATTGGGGAACCGGCGTACGAACAACCAACCGGTGGAACAACCTTTGAAGACATCTTCAAAGACTTTGAAAGCTTCTTTGGAAGAGATATATTCGATATCTTTTTCGGAGAGCGTGGTGCGGAAGAACGACAACAAGCAAGAAGAAGACCTGGGGAAGATATCTCTGTAACCGTTGAAATAAGCTTTGCAGACGCCATAACAGGTAAGCAAGTACCAATTGAGTACGATAGATATGAAAAATGTGAACATTGCAATGGAACAGGTGTTGAACCTGGCAGTGGATATCAAACTTGTCCAAGGTGCCGAGGATCCGGTGTGATAAGGGAAGAAAGAAGAAGCGTTTTTGGAATTTTTGTAAGCACCACAACCTGTACAACTTGCGGTGGAACTGGAAAAGTCGTTAAAGAAAGATGTCATTATTGCGGTGGAACAGGTCGTGTTAAAAGAAGGTATAGAACCGTTGTGGATATTCCACCAGGTGTCAGCGACGGAACAAGAATTAGAATAGATGGGGCAGGAAACGCAGGATACAACGGAGGAGGATACGGTGCGTTGTATGTAACCGTTCATGTGAAACCCGATAGAAGATTCAAAAGGCAAGACGACGATATTCTCACCGAAATCGATATCGATTATGTACAAGCACTTCTTGGTACAACGGTGAGAATCGATTTGCCAACAGGCGATTCGACGATGTTAAAGATACCGCCTTTGACTCAGCCTGGCACAGTTTTCAGGTTAAAAGGTTTGGGATTTTATTCTCCAAGAACTGGCAGAAGAGGAGATTTGCTTGTCACCGTTAACGTAAAATTCCCAGAGAAACTTTCCGCAAAAGAGGAACAACTTCTCAAAGAGATCGCAAAAATAAAGGATTTTGATGTGTAA